One Serratia liquefaciens genomic window, CGCCAATATGGCCGTGGTAGACGTCCGTACGCTGTGAGTAGTACGCTGGCGGTCATGTCGTTATTTGGCAGCAGTTTCCTCAGTGCGACGTTGCTGCCGGGAAATTCAGAAATTGTGTTGGTCGCCTTGCTGACCAACAGCCGTGTCTCACCAGAGTTGCTGGTGTTGGCCGCGACGTTGGGGAATACCCTTGGCGGGCTGACCAATGTCATTATCGGGCGCCTGTTACCGGCGTTGAAACCGCAGCGAGGGCTGGATACAGCGCTCGGGTGGATGCAACGCTTTGGCCCGGCTGCGCTGTTGCTCAGTTGGGTACCGGTAGTGGGCGATTTGTTGTGCGTG contains:
- a CDS encoding YqaA family protein, which encodes MSSTLAVMSLFGSSFLSATLLPGNSEIVLVALLTNSRVSPELLVLAATLGNTLGGLTNVIIGRLLPALKPQRGLDTALGWMQRFGPAALLLSWVPVVGDLLCVLAGWLRMPWGPVALFLCIGKALRYIILTMITLQGMAWWH